CAATTCCTTCCCAAAATAAATATCCTAAAGAGATGAGAAGCAGAGCAACACCTAAGCCAGAAATAAAAAAAGTGATATACCAACCTGGTCCAACTTTGCGACCAGCAAGTGACGCTACAGTTTGTGTTACCATATGAAAAGAAGGATCTTTTCCTGTGACGAGAGCAGGTCTTTTGTGAGCGGAGTCATTGCTCTGATGTTCAATCGAATGTTCCATGGTTCACCTGTATTAAATATAGGTCAGAAATAAAAAAACCAAGTGAGGTTTAACGAATTTGCACTATGGGATCAAGCATACTTGAAAATTTATCAAAAAAACACTTCACATAGGCTTTTCAACAATTTATTGTCATTTGCGTAGAAGAACATTAATATTTTTTGTTTTTCGTTAATTTAAGTTAAGGATTCTATGCAACGAATAGATGCGTCAAAGCTCATATGTGCACTTTTGTCTCCAGAAGTAAATTTCACAATAAAAGTTATTCTGAGCGATAATCCGATTTATAAAAAAATTGTTGAAGAAAAAATATTTCAGCATTCAAAAAAAATGCCTAATCTATTTTATGGCAAAAGTGCTGTTGTGGAATATGTTGAATATGCAGCAACAGGAACTTTATTTTTTGCACAACAAAGTAGCATTGTTTGTTTGCCCGAAAAGTTGACTGCAAAACAGTGGGAAGAAGAAAAAATACATTTAAGTCGCTTAATTTTGCCTTTAGAATCTTCGGCATATTTTTTTGCAGCAACAAGTTATCGCAATATCATTAAAGAAACAGATTTTAAAAATTGTGGTTCTGTCTTTTTATGTTATGAGCCAAGTGATGCAGAATTATTCAAAGCTGTAGAACAATTAGCCTCTCGTTATTCTTTTATTGCTTCTAAAGGCTCTCACGACTTATCTACTATTGTGCATAGTGCGATAGAAGCATATTCTGGAGACTTAGTAGCATGTGATATGCATTTTTCGCAAATGGCGAGGTCTAGTCTTAATTTTGCCGATGTTTTTATTGGTAGTCCAAATATCAATGGGTTTCATGTCGTGGATGCAATTGTGAATGGTGATCCTTATTTGATTGAATTGCGTTTGCAACAATGTGAAGCATGTGGTGAAGATGCAACAAGTGTTTTTATGGCGTTGGTGTATTTTTTAAAACAAGTGTGTGCAGTGGCTTCGAGTTTAGAAGATACAAAAAATCATAAATTGGCATTTGAGCAAGCGAAAATTCCATTTCCAGCGCAAGCTCGTATTCAAAAAGCGTTAAAACAATTACAAAAAGAAAAATTGGTAGAATTTTTTTCGAGTTCTGCAAAAACTGAACTTATGCTTAGAACACAAAAAAATGCGCACAAATGGTTGGCCGCAGAGCTGATAAAATGGTTAAAGAATTTTTAATTAATAATACTTTTGGCATTTTTAATCACAGTGTTTTTATCGAGTGAGAGTTTACATCCTAAGAAAAATACGCAAATGCTAAAGACAACTGCGATTGAGTTACTTTGCAAAATGCTAAGCGTATTTAATTCGTTATGAAATTTAGAAAAATAATTGATCATTGTAAATCCAAAAATAAATATTCCTATCCAAGAAGCATTTTTGAATTGTTGTTTTTTAAATATTTTTTTACTTTTTTTGTAAGAAACTAAGGCATAAATAAAGGCAACAAAAGTTAAAATAATACTTAACTGTAATAAAACTTTAAATCCAATCCAATGCGTCATCAAACCGCAAACACAAAATGCAATGATTGAAATAACTTTATAAAAAGGTAGCAAAAATTTTCGTTTTGCTTCAGGAAATTTTTCGCGAAGCACAACCAGAGAAATAGGGGCAATAGACAGAGCTACCAAATACGAAGAGGTTAAAAATTTTACCATTTCTTTCCACCCTGGAAAAGGAAAAATTAATATAAGCCCTACAAAAAAACAGATCCATACAGATCGTTCTGGGCTTCCATATTTGTTGAGATGCGAAACAAAGGGAGGTGCTGCTTGAGTTTTTCCAAGTGAATACATCACTCTTGATGATGCCGTCGCCATAATGAGGGCTGATCCAAAGGGAGAAATAATTGCGTCTAAGTAAAGCATAAAACTTAAAAAAACAAGACCTGCTGCAAGAGTAAGACTCAAAAATGGTCCTAAGTCGCCATAAAAACTTAAATTTTTCCAACCTTGGGAAAGCTCAGATTGTGGAATTGCAAAAATAAATGCAGTTTGAATGATTGTGTAAAAAAAAGTTACAAAAATAACGGCCCCTATTGTAGCAATTGGAATATTTCTTTTAGGATTTAAAGTTTCGCCAGCGAGTAAAATTCCTGATTGAAAGCCGCCAAATGCAAAAATAATTCCACCTACAGATAAGCTTGTCATGATCCCTTGCCAACCATACGGAGCAAATGTGTTAATTTGAAGAGTTTCTGTTAAATTAATTTTTGAATTAAACAGTAAAGCTAAAGAAATAATGAGAGGAATTAATACTTTCCAAGCAGTGGTTGAAATATTTGCTTTACTAAGTAATTTTGTGCCAAATTTATTTAAATGTATGATTAAAAATAAAATACAGCCAGTTGCGAAATAGCCATAAATTGATAATTCATTGCTATTTAAACTATTTTTAGTAACTAAAATTGGAAAATAATAACTTGCATACTGAATCACAGCCAATGACTCTATTGGAGGAATTGTAACAAAGCATAAAAAATAAATCCAACCCGTAATAACTCCCGTAAATCTACCATGAGTTAAAAAAGAATAACTCGTTAATCCTGTGTTAACAGAAAACATTGAAGAAAGTTCTGCAAAGACCAAAACAATAAATATGAAAAAAAAACCTGCAAGCAGCCAAGAAATTATTGCTGCAGGGCCGGCCATTTGTGCTGCGTACAATGGTGCAAAAAGCCAGCTTGAGCCAATCATACTGCCAACAGAAGCGGCAGTGATACCAACTAATCCAATAGTTCTTCTTGGTTGCATTAAAATTTATCCTTAACAGTTCAAAAAACAGAGTATTATAAGATATACTAGTATGGTAATATTTGTCAAATTGCATATGTTGCAAAAAGGAATTATATTTAATTTTAAGAGTTTTTAAATAATAAATAATTTTTTTTTAATAATTAAGATGTGTTCTCAAATTTTGATTTTTTTATTAAAATAACACTGTGCACCATTTTTGGTTTAAATTAGCAGCTAAAAAGCTGTTCAAAAGTAATTAAATAGTTTTTATTTTGTTACATTTACACTAAACGTTTCTTTGATGTTTGGATAGCGCTTCATACGCAAAGTAAAAGAGTAAGTAGTTTTATCATAACTATCATATATGTATGGTAATTTAAAATTAAATGAAGTCGAACCCTCACGATCTTGATTTGAGTTTAGTTTAATAATCTTTTTGTCTTCATCTAAAATTTCAAAATCTTCAGCATTATTTGCAAAACTATTTTGGTTTCTATCCAAAAATTTTACTAAATTAATTTTAAAATTTGTCGTTTTAGAGCCAGCTTTTACATTTAAGATTTCTTCTGAAATAGGATTTTTTGGCTTCAATATAAATTCTGGGCTTGCTACTGCATTCAAAGTAATATCATGAATTAATTTTTGATATTTAATAATAAACATAGTTGTTTCACCCACTCGTGGAGTTGAGTAGTAGTTATTATTGTATGCACAAATTTTTCTTTTTTCAGGAAACAAGGTAAAATTCTTTGCTGGGGCGAGACTTACAGTATACCAATTTTTTCCAGTGATATCATACTTTTTATCGTTAAGATCTGTGGCAATAACTTTGTAATCAACACATGTTCCAATTGGAATTGAAATAT
This region of Spirobacillus cienkowskii genomic DNA includes:
- a CDS encoding APC family permease — protein: MQPRRTIGLVGITAASVGSMIGSSWLFAPLYAAQMAGPAAIISWLLAGFFFIFIVLVFAELSSMFSVNTGLTSYSFLTHGRFTGVITGWIYFLCFVTIPPIESLAVIQYASYYFPILVTKNSLNSNELSIYGYFATGCILFLIIHLNKFGTKLLSKANISTTAWKVLIPLIISLALLFNSKINLTETLQINTFAPYGWQGIMTSLSVGGIIFAFGGFQSGILLAGETLNPKRNIPIATIGAVIFVTFFYTIIQTAFIFAIPQSELSQGWKNLSFYGDLGPFLSLTLAAGLVFLSFMLYLDAIISPFGSALIMATASSRVMYSLGKTQAAPPFVSHLNKYGSPERSVWICFFVGLILIFPFPGWKEMVKFLTSSYLVALSIAPISLVVLREKFPEAKRKFLLPFYKVISIIAFCVCGLMTHWIGFKVLLQLSIILTFVAFIYALVSYKKSKKIFKKQQFKNASWIGIFIFGFTMINYFSKFHNELNTLSILQSNSIAVVFSICVFFLGCKLSLDKNTVIKNAKSIIN